The genomic DNA TGGCCAAGGCCCCGCCCGACGGCTACACCCTGCTGCTGGCGGCCAGCACCACGCTGACGCTGAATCCGGCGATCCGCCAGCACCTGGGCTACGACCCCATCAAGAGTTTCACCCCGCTGGGCCTGGTCGCCGACATGAGCCTGGTGCTGGTGGCCAACCCCGACACGAAGATCGCCTCGCTGAAGGACCTGGTAACGCAGGCCAAGGCCAACCCGGACAAGTTCTCCTACGGCTCGTTCGGCGCCGGCTCGTCGGTGCATTTCGGCGCGGAGATGCTCAAGGCCGCCACCGGCATCCGCATGGTGCACGTGCCGTTCAACGGCAGCGCCCCCAGCCTGACCGCGCTCGCGGGCGGGCAGGTGCAGGTGGCAGTCGATACCGTGGTGGCCACCCTGCCGCTGATCAAGGGCGGCAAGATCCGGCCGGTGGCGGTGCTGTCGCCGCAGCGCCTGCCGGCACTGCCGCAAGTGCCGACCGTCGCCGAAAGCGGCTACCCCGGCTTCCAGATGGGCACCTGGTTCGCGCTGATGGCGCCCGCCGGCCTGCCCGCGCCGGTGCAGCAGAAGCTGGAGAAGGCACTGGCCGACGTCGCCAACGCGCCGGCCACGAAGGCGCGCATGGTCGAGCTGGCGTTGACGCCGGCGTATGGCAATGGGGCGGCGGTGAAGGCGCGGGTGGAAAAGGAACTGCCGGAGATGCGGGCGGTGGCGGCGCGGGCGGATATCCGCGCGGAATGACCACGGCGGCGCGCACTCAGCGCCGCGCGCGGTCCACATGCGCGGCGAAGCCCGCGGCCTGGGGCGCCACGTCCTCGCGCAGCGTAAGCTGCGGGATCAGGTAGTCGCCGCCGTTCTGCCGCCGGAACGGAATCGGTGCGGTGGTCCCTAGCGCATCCAGTCGCTC from Cupriavidus taiwanensis includes the following:
- a CDS encoding Bug family tripartite tricarboxylate transporter substrate binding protein translates to MTAMTPKLFLACATALAALTPAPAAQAQTWPERPLRLVVPFAAGGATDVLGRLLAVGLGEKLGQSVVVENKPGASTVIGATQVAKAPPDGYTLLLAASTTLTLNPAIRQHLGYDPIKSFTPLGLVADMSLVLVANPDTKIASLKDLVTQAKANPDKFSYGSFGAGSSVHFGAEMLKAATGIRMVHVPFNGSAPSLTALAGGQVQVAVDTVVATLPLIKGGKIRPVAVLSPQRLPALPQVPTVAESGYPGFQMGTWFALMAPAGLPAPVQQKLEKALADVANAPATKARMVELALTPAYGNGAAVKARVEKELPEMRAVAARADIRAE